One genomic segment of Burkholderiaceae bacterium includes these proteins:
- the pth gene encoding aminoacyl-tRNA hydrolase, whose protein sequence is MIKLFVGLGNPGPEYAATRHNAGFWWIDELARRLNANLVLERAYKGRVARASVAGQSVWLLQPQTFMNLSGQSVAALARFFKIAPAEILVAHDELDLPAGEAKLKFGGGHAGHNGLRDIHAQLGTADYWRLRLGIGHPGARHEVVGWVLKKPPLDEQIAIEQAIDRAAAAFELLAAGDMNAATQRIHTSKPPRPKPERKPPPAESGTRQEG, encoded by the coding sequence ATGATCAAGCTGTTTGTCGGCCTGGGCAACCCGGGCCCCGAGTACGCCGCCACGCGCCACAACGCGGGCTTCTGGTGGATCGACGAGCTCGCCCGGCGCCTGAACGCGAATCTCGTCCTCGAGCGGGCCTACAAGGGCCGGGTGGCGCGCGCCAGCGTGGCGGGCCAGAGCGTGTGGCTGCTGCAGCCGCAGACCTTCATGAACCTGTCGGGCCAGTCGGTGGCGGCGCTGGCGCGCTTCTTCAAGATCGCGCCCGCCGAAATTCTGGTGGCGCACGACGAGCTGGACCTGCCCGCGGGCGAGGCCAAGCTCAAGTTCGGCGGCGGCCACGCCGGCCACAACGGCCTGCGCGACATCCACGCGCAGCTGGGCACGGCCGACTACTGGCGCCTGCGCCTGGGCATCGGCCACCCCGGCGCGCGCCACGAGGTGGTGGGCTGGGTGCTCAAAAAACCCCCGCTGGACGAGCAGATCGCCATCGAGCAGGCCATCGACCGCGCCGCCGCCGCCTTCGAGCTGCTGGCCGCCGGCGACATGAACGCCGCCACTCAGCGCATCCACACCAGCAAACCGCCGCGGCCCAAGCCCGAGCGCAAGCCACCGCCCGCCGAGTCCGGCACGCGACAGGAAGGCTGA
- a CDS encoding ABC transporter permease: MGFFLVKRLLTLIITLVATSVIVFAVLEILPGNAAQVLMGPDADPAAVAAKAVELGLDQPALSRYLHWIGGLLRGDMGLSYAYGSSVAELIGERLQLTVPLAVLAMALTALLALAVGVYAASQHNKAGDTGLMALAQLGIAVPNFWFAILLILLFSVKLQWFSAGGFDGWVFDDGVWAGLWDGLKALILPAVALAVVQAAILARFTRSAVLEVLREDFVRTARAKGLSRRATLWGHVLRNAMIPVITVMGLQFAELLAGTIVVESVFYLPGLGRLIFQSIANRDLIVVRNCVMLLAGMVVVVNFIVDVLYAVIDPRVKASEI; this comes from the coding sequence ATGGGCTTCTTCCTCGTCAAGCGCCTGCTCACGCTGATCATCACGCTGGTGGCGACCAGCGTGATCGTGTTTGCCGTCCTCGAGATCCTGCCCGGCAACGCCGCCCAGGTGCTGATGGGCCCTGATGCCGACCCGGCCGCCGTCGCCGCCAAGGCCGTCGAGCTGGGGCTGGATCAGCCCGCCCTGTCCCGCTACCTGCACTGGATCGGCGGGCTGCTGCGCGGCGACATGGGCCTGTCCTACGCCTACGGCTCCTCGGTCGCCGAGCTGATCGGCGAGCGCCTGCAGCTCACGGTGCCGCTGGCGGTGCTGGCCATGGCGCTGACGGCGCTGCTGGCGCTGGCGGTGGGCGTGTACGCCGCCTCGCAGCACAACAAGGCCGGCGACACCGGCCTGATGGCGCTGGCGCAGCTGGGCATCGCGGTGCCCAACTTCTGGTTCGCCATCCTCTTGATCCTGCTGTTTTCGGTCAAGCTGCAGTGGTTTTCGGCCGGCGGCTTCGACGGCTGGGTTTTCGACGACGGCGTGTGGGCCGGCCTGTGGGACGGCCTGAAGGCGCTGATCCTGCCGGCCGTGGCGCTGGCCGTGGTGCAGGCGGCCATCCTGGCGCGCTTTACGCGCTCGGCGGTGCTGGAGGTGCTGCGCGAAGATTTTGTGCGCACCGCGCGCGCCAAGGGCCTGAGCCGCCGCGCCACGCTGTGGGGCCACGTGCTGCGCAACGCCATGATCCCGGTCATCACCGTCATGGGCCTGCAGTTTGCCGAGCTGCTGGCCGGCACCATCGTGGTCGAGAGCGTGTTCTACCTGCCCGGCCTGGGCCGCCTGATCTTCCAGAGCATCGCCAACCGCGACCTGATCGTGGTGCGCAACTGCGTGATGCTGCTGGCGGGCATGGTGGTGGTGGTCAACTTCATCGTCGACGTGCTGTATGCGGTCATCGACCCCCGCGTGAAGGCCAGCGAGATATGA
- a CDS encoding ABC transporter permease, which translates to MNAAAPGFWQRARRHPGFMIGGVLTALLLLAAALSYVWTPHSVYDVAMDAKLLPPSTLNWLGTDAFGRDVVSLLLVGARASILVGVIAVGIGLVAGTALGLLASARRGWVEEAIMRACDFGFAFPAILSAIMLTAVYGPGIVNAIVAIGLYNIPTFARITRAAGNAVWSRDYVLAARSCGKGALSITTQHVLPNIAAVLIVQATIRFAVAILAEAALSYLGLGTQPPQPSWGRMLSEAQTLMFDAPLLAVWPGLAIMLSVLGLNLLGDGLRDVLDPRLQKR; encoded by the coding sequence ATGAACGCCGCCGCCCCTGGCTTCTGGCAGCGCGCGCGGCGCCATCCGGGCTTCATGATCGGCGGCGTGCTGACCGCGCTGCTGCTGCTGGCGGCGGCGCTGTCCTATGTGTGGACGCCGCATTCGGTCTACGACGTGGCCATGGACGCCAAGCTGCTGCCGCCCAGCACGCTCAATTGGCTGGGCACCGACGCCTTCGGGCGCGACGTGGTCTCGCTGCTGCTGGTGGGCGCGCGCGCCTCCATCCTGGTGGGCGTGATTGCGGTCGGCATCGGCCTGGTCGCGGGCACCGCCCTGGGCCTGCTGGCCTCGGCGCGGCGCGGCTGGGTCGAGGAAGCCATCATGCGCGCCTGCGACTTCGGCTTTGCCTTTCCGGCCATCCTGTCGGCCATCATGCTGACGGCGGTGTACGGGCCGGGCATCGTCAACGCCATCGTCGCCATCGGCCTGTACAACATCCCCACCTTCGCGCGCATCACCCGCGCCGCCGGCAACGCGGTGTGGAGCCGCGACTACGTGCTGGCCGCGCGCAGCTGCGGCAAGGGCGCGCTCAGCATCACCACCCAGCACGTGCTGCCCAACATCGCGGCGGTGCTGATCGTGCAGGCCACCATCCGCTTTGCCGTCGCCATCCTGGCCGAGGCCGCGCTGTCGTACCTGGGCCTGGGCACGCAGCCGCCGCAACCCAGCTGGGGGCGCATGCTGAGCGAGGCGCAGACGCTGATGTTCGACGCGCCGCTGCTGGCCGTGTGGCCCGGCCTGGCGATCATGCTGTCGGTGCTGGGCCTGAACCTGCTGGGCGACGGGCTGCGCGACGTGCTCGACCCGCGCCTGCAAAAACGCTGA
- a CDS encoding CopG family transcriptional regulator, with the protein MTTTVKLPPGLEQSLRRQCAAEGRSISEVMRDALTAYLAQVPTAPPSAWSLGADLFGRHAGPADLAAARHAHAAEVWEQKHSRRSPP; encoded by the coding sequence ATGACCACCACCGTCAAACTCCCGCCGGGCCTCGAGCAGTCGCTGCGCCGGCAGTGCGCGGCAGAGGGCCGCAGCATCAGCGAGGTCATGCGCGACGCCCTCACCGCCTACCTGGCCCAGGTGCCCACGGCGCCGCCCTCGGCCTGGTCGCTGGGGGCCGACCTGTTCGGCCGCCACGCCGGCCCGGCCGACCTGGCCGCGGCGCGCCACGCGCACGCCGCCGAGGTCTGGGAGCAAAAGCACAGCCGCCGCAGCCCGCCATGA
- a CDS encoding PIN domain-containing protein → MSSSAPAPQHVAEPPPPWHALPQGPVLVDSGPLLALFNAADSWHARVLAWLQHNPDVGLISTWPVLTEVCALLARRIHNQAALDFLLWIERGGLRVDTPNDTSLPAMRRTAQRFASLPLDLADASIAEAAERLGLRRILSVDADFDVYRDARGRPLVNLLHP, encoded by the coding sequence ATGAGCTCATCGGCCCCCGCACCGCAGCACGTGGCCGAGCCCCCGCCGCCGTGGCATGCCCTGCCCCAGGGCCCGGTGCTGGTCGACAGCGGCCCCCTGCTGGCCCTGTTCAACGCCGCCGACAGCTGGCACGCGCGCGTACTGGCCTGGCTGCAGCACAACCCCGACGTCGGCCTGATCAGCACCTGGCCCGTGCTGACCGAAGTCTGCGCCCTGCTGGCGCGGCGCATCCACAACCAGGCGGCGCTGGATTTTCTGCTGTGGATCGAGCGCGGCGGCCTGCGGGTGGACACGCCCAACGACACCAGCCTGCCCGCCATGCGCCGCACGGCCCAGCGCTTTGCCAGCCTGCCGCTGGACCTGGCCGACGCCTCCATCGCCGAAGCCGCCGAGCGCCTGGGCCTGCGCCGCATCCTGAGCGTGGACGCCGACTTCGACGTGTACCGCGATGCGCGGGGTCGCCCTTTGGTCAATCTGCTGCACCCCTGA
- a CDS encoding ABC transporter ATP-binding protein — protein sequence MPLLEVQNLRVDLRTHRGSATAVRDVGFALERGDTVGLIGESGCGKSMTALALMGLAPDNASVSGSVRLHGQELVGLPDRGWRALRGNRIAMIFQEPMTALNPVHRVGAQIAEPLRLHQGLSAAEARQQAIALMERVGIPDPARRVDAYPHQFSGGQRQRLMIAMALACKPDVLIADEPTTALDVTVQKQILALIGELVTERGMALVLISHDLGLVAQNVRRMLVMYGGSVVESGSADEVFKHPAHPYTRGLLAARPNLAQRLHAHRSDRLPTIAGTVPDLFGLPSGCPFAGRCPFTEEPACSRDAPPRVELSPTHAFKCRRAEVVLDASNSIATHA from the coding sequence ATGCCCCTGCTCGAAGTCCAGAACCTGCGCGTCGATCTGCGCACCCACCGCGGCAGCGCCACCGCCGTGCGCGACGTGGGCTTCGCGCTCGAGCGCGGCGACACCGTGGGCCTGATCGGAGAGTCGGGTTGCGGCAAGTCGATGACGGCGCTGGCGCTGATGGGCCTGGCGCCCGACAACGCCAGCGTGAGCGGCAGCGTGCGCCTGCACGGGCAGGAGCTGGTGGGCCTGCCCGACCGCGGCTGGCGCGCGCTGCGCGGCAACCGCATCGCCATGATCTTTCAGGAGCCGATGACGGCGCTCAACCCGGTGCACCGCGTCGGCGCGCAGATTGCCGAGCCGCTGCGCCTGCACCAGGGCCTGTCGGCCGCCGAGGCGCGCCAGCAGGCCATCGCCCTGATGGAGCGCGTGGGCATCCCCGACCCGGCGCGGCGCGTGGACGCCTACCCGCACCAGTTCTCCGGCGGCCAGCGCCAGCGCCTGATGATCGCCATGGCGCTGGCCTGCAAGCCCGACGTGCTGATCGCCGACGAGCCCACCACCGCGCTCGACGTCACGGTGCAAAAGCAGATCCTGGCCCTCATCGGCGAGCTGGTCACCGAGCGCGGCATGGCCCTGGTGCTGATCTCGCACGACCTGGGCCTGGTGGCGCAGAACGTGCGGCGCATGCTGGTGATGTACGGTGGCAGCGTGGTTGAATCGGGCAGCGCCGACGAGGTCTTCAAGCACCCGGCCCACCCCTACACGCGCGGCCTGCTGGCGGCACGCCCCAACCTGGCGCAGCGCCTGCACGCCCACCGCAGCGACCGCCTGCCCACCATTGCCGGCACCGTGCCCGACCTGTTCGGCCTGCCGTCCGGCTGCCCCTTTGCCGGGCGCTGCCCCTTCACCGAGGAGCCGGCCTGCAGCCGCGACGCGCCGCCCCGGGTCGAGCTCTCGCCCACCCACGCCTTCAAGTGCCGGCGCGCCGAGGTGGTGCTTGATGCTTCCAATTCAATAGCTACCCACGCATGA
- a CDS encoding ABC transporter ATP-binding protein has protein sequence MMDAGYSNFLLEVRNVTRDYALPRESLLAPPAVLRALKGVSLQVTAGRSMGIVGESGSGKSTLARLVMALERPTSGQVLLEGRDLHALAPDELRRARRDFQMVFQDPYGSLDPRRPVWRTVAEPAAALEGASRAQQRERAAEMLTAVGLRLDALDKYPHEFSGGQRQRIAIARALITRPKLIVADEAVSALDVSVQAQVLNLMADLRDAHGVTFLFISHDLAVVSHLCQDVAVMQGGLVVEHGPVRQVLGAPSHPYTRTLLDAVPEMAVPEPSP, from the coding sequence ATGATGGACGCCGGCTACAGCAACTTTTTGCTTGAGGTTCGCAACGTCACGCGCGACTACGCGCTGCCGCGCGAGTCGCTGCTGGCGCCGCCCGCCGTGCTGCGGGCGCTCAAGGGCGTGTCGCTGCAGGTCACGGCCGGGCGCAGCATGGGCATCGTCGGCGAATCGGGCTCGGGCAAGAGCACGCTGGCGCGGCTGGTGATGGCGCTGGAGCGGCCCACCAGCGGCCAGGTGCTGCTGGAGGGGCGCGACCTGCATGCGCTGGCGCCCGACGAGCTGCGCCGCGCCCGGCGCGACTTCCAGATGGTGTTCCAGGACCCCTATGGCTCGCTCGACCCGCGCCGCCCGGTCTGGCGCACCGTGGCCGAGCCAGCGGCCGCGCTCGAAGGCGCCAGCCGCGCCCAGCAGCGCGAGCGCGCCGCCGAGATGCTCACCGCCGTCGGCCTGCGCCTGGATGCGCTGGACAAGTACCCGCACGAGTTTTCCGGCGGCCAGCGCCAGCGCATCGCCATCGCGCGCGCGCTCATCACGCGGCCCAAGCTGATCGTGGCCGACGAGGCCGTCAGCGCGCTCGACGTCTCGGTGCAGGCGCAGGTGCTCAACCTGATGGCCGACCTACGCGACGCGCACGGCGTCACCTTCCTGTTCATCAGCCACGACCTGGCCGTGGTCAGCCACCTGTGCCAGGACGTGGCCGTGATGCAGGGCGGCCTGGTCGTCGAGCACGGGCCTGTGCGCCAGGTGCTGGGCGCGCCCAGCCACCCCTACACCCGCACGCTGCTGGACGCGGTGCCCGAAATGGCCGTGCCCGAGCCAAGCCCCTGA
- a CDS encoding ABC transporter substrate-binding protein, with product MPMKRRHFALSLPTLAAAAHLPVLAQSGKSSMVLGMTLEPPGLDPTAGAAAAIAEVVQDNVFETLTKINADGSVTPMLAERWEVSPDLRTTTFYLRKGVKFSNGEPFNAQTVKFSFERAAGEKSTNKDKRTFAAMESVSAIDEHTVVIINKEPDPDFLFYLGQATAAIVEPKSAADNNAKPTGTGPYLLDSWAKGSSITLKAWPGYRNAAAIKIKRVTFRFITDPAAQVAAVLSGDVDAFPRVTPRGLAQFKRDPRLQTLICGSRAKTILAMNNAKKPLNDVRVRRAISMAIDRKAVIQGAGDGLGQPIGSHYVPSAPGYVDTTGINPYDPEKAKALLKEAGVTTPLELSLVLPPPPYARQGGEVIVAELAKIGITAKVQNVEWAQWLANVYGGAHNYDLTIISHVEPFDLGNFTKPDYYWGYNNPKFNELFTRIKTNPSPAERTKLLGEAQKMLANDAVLAWLYAPQWVTVANKRVHGLWKDFPIFVNDLSTLSWS from the coding sequence ATGCCCATGAAACGCCGCCACTTCGCCCTGTCGCTGCCCACCCTGGCCGCCGCGGCCCACCTGCCCGTGCTGGCGCAGTCGGGCAAGAGCAGCATGGTGCTGGGCATGACGCTGGAACCGCCGGGCCTGGACCCCACGGCGGGCGCGGCCGCCGCCATCGCCGAGGTGGTGCAGGACAACGTCTTCGAGACGCTGACCAAGATCAACGCCGACGGCAGCGTCACGCCCATGCTGGCCGAGCGCTGGGAGGTCTCGCCCGACCTGCGCACCACCACTTTCTACCTGCGCAAGGGCGTCAAGTTCAGCAACGGCGAGCCTTTCAACGCGCAGACCGTCAAGTTCAGCTTCGAGCGCGCGGCGGGCGAGAAAAGCACCAACAAGGACAAGCGCACCTTCGCCGCCATGGAAAGCGTGAGCGCCATCGATGAGCACACCGTCGTCATCATCAACAAGGAGCCCGACCCGGACTTCTTGTTCTACCTGGGCCAGGCCACCGCCGCCATCGTCGAGCCCAAGAGCGCCGCGGACAACAACGCCAAGCCCACCGGCACCGGCCCCTACCTGCTCGACAGCTGGGCCAAGGGCTCGTCCATCACGCTCAAGGCCTGGCCGGGCTACCGCAACGCCGCCGCCATCAAGATCAAGCGCGTCACCTTCCGCTTCATCACCGACCCAGCCGCGCAGGTGGCCGCCGTGCTCTCGGGCGACGTGGACGCCTTCCCCCGCGTCACCCCGCGCGGACTGGCCCAGTTCAAGCGCGACCCCCGCCTGCAGACGCTGATCTGCGGCTCGCGCGCCAAGACCATCCTGGCGATGAACAACGCCAAGAAGCCCCTGAACGACGTGCGCGTGCGCCGCGCCATCAGCATGGCCATCGACCGCAAGGCCGTCATCCAGGGCGCCGGCGACGGCCTGGGCCAGCCCATCGGCAGCCACTACGTGCCCAGCGCGCCCGGCTACGTCGACACCACCGGCATCAACCCCTACGACCCCGAAAAGGCCAAGGCCCTGCTCAAGGAGGCCGGCGTCACCACCCCGCTGGAGCTGTCGCTGGTGCTGCCGCCCCCGCCCTACGCGCGCCAGGGCGGCGAGGTCATCGTGGCCGAGCTGGCCAAGATCGGCATCACCGCCAAGGTGCAGAACGTGGAGTGGGCGCAGTGGCTGGCCAACGTGTACGGCGGCGCGCACAACTACGACCTGACCATCATCAGCCACGTCGAGCCGTTCGACCTGGGCAACTTCACCAAGCCCGACTACTACTGGGGCTACAACAATCCCAAGTTCAACGAGCTGTTCACGCGCATCAAGACCAACCCCAGCCCCGCCGAGCGCACCAAGCTGCTGGGCGAGGCGCAAAAGATGCTGGCCAACGACGCCGTGCTGGCCTGGCTGTACGCCCCGCAGTGGGTGACGGTGGCCAACAAGCGCGTGCATGGGCTGTGGAAGGACTTTCCCATCTTCGTCAACGACCTGTCGACACTCAGCTGGTCGTGA
- a CDS encoding amidase, translated as MPELHAELHELSAHELLAGYQSRAFSPVEVTQAVIAHVERWEPRLQATYLYRPEQALEQARQSEARWQKNAPCGPLDGVPGTLKENIATAGDPMPAGTAASLAPLAAQDAPPTARLREAGMVRLSKTTMPDWGMLSSGLSSFHRLARNPWDLARTPGGSSAGAGAAAAAGYGPLHVGTDIGGSLRLPASWCGIFTLKPSLGRVPIDPPYMGRAAGPMTRSVSDAALMLQVLSQPDARDSMSLPAQALDWAGVAATPPEYLKGLRIGLLLDAGCGLPVEPEITAAVQAAARRFEAAGAHVTPMQPFLTREMLNGMDHFWRMRSWLDLQALPPERKNKVLPFIRQWAESAAAFDGPHVFKAYSQTHATRVATVAASAPFDYVLSPVAPNLPASAQDPAPTNDPLRPLEHIAFTVPWNMSEQPAASINCGYSASGLPIGLQIAGRRFDDVGVMKVARAFEQIRGAQRPWPQPQ; from the coding sequence ATGCCCGAACTGCACGCCGAACTGCACGAACTGAGTGCCCATGAGCTGCTGGCCGGCTACCAAAGCCGCGCCTTCTCCCCGGTCGAAGTCACCCAGGCCGTCATCGCCCACGTCGAGCGCTGGGAGCCGCGCCTGCAGGCCACCTACCTTTATCGGCCCGAGCAGGCGCTGGAGCAGGCGCGCCAAAGCGAAGCGCGCTGGCAAAAAAATGCGCCCTGCGGCCCGCTCGACGGCGTGCCCGGCACGCTGAAGGAAAACATCGCCACCGCGGGCGATCCCATGCCCGCCGGCACCGCCGCCTCGCTGGCGCCGCTGGCCGCGCAGGACGCCCCGCCCACCGCCCGCCTGCGCGAGGCCGGCATGGTGCGGCTCAGCAAGACCACCATGCCCGACTGGGGCATGCTCAGCTCGGGCCTGTCCAGCTTTCACCGCCTGGCGCGCAACCCCTGGGACCTGGCGCGCACCCCCGGCGGCAGCAGCGCCGGCGCCGGCGCCGCAGCCGCTGCCGGCTACGGCCCGCTGCACGTGGGCACCGACATCGGCGGGTCGCTGCGCCTGCCGGCCAGCTGGTGCGGCATCTTCACCCTCAAGCCCAGCCTGGGCCGCGTGCCCATCGACCCGCCCTACATGGGCCGCGCCGCCGGCCCCATGACGCGCAGCGTGAGCGATGCCGCGCTGATGCTGCAGGTGCTCAGCCAGCCCGACGCGCGCGACAGCATGAGCCTGCCCGCGCAGGCGCTGGACTGGGCCGGCGTGGCGGCCACGCCGCCCGAGTACTTGAAGGGCCTGCGCATCGGCCTGCTGCTGGATGCCGGCTGCGGCCTGCCGGTGGAGCCCGAGATCACCGCCGCCGTGCAGGCCGCCGCCCGACGGTTCGAGGCCGCCGGCGCCCACGTCACGCCCATGCAGCCCTTTCTCACGCGCGAGATGCTCAACGGCATGGACCACTTCTGGCGCATGCGCTCCTGGCTCGATCTGCAGGCACTGCCGCCCGAGCGGAAAAACAAAGTGCTGCCCTTCATCCGCCAGTGGGCCGAAAGCGCCGCCGCCTTCGACGGCCCGCACGTCTTCAAGGCCTACAGCCAGACCCACGCCACCCGCGTCGCCACCGTGGCCGCCAGCGCGCCGTTCGACTACGTGCTCTCGCCCGTCGCGCCCAACCTGCCCGCATCCGCGCAAGACCCCGCACCCACCAACGACCCGCTGCGCCCGCTGGAGCACATCGCCTTCACCGTGCCCTGGAACATGAGCGAGCAGCCGGCCGCATCCATCAACTGCGGCTATTCGGCCAGCGGCCTGCCCATCGGCCTGCAGATCGCCGGGCGCCGCTTCGACGACGTGGGGGTGATGAAGGTGGCGCGTGCGTTCGAGCAGATTCGCGGCGCCCAGCGGCCCTGGCCCCAGCCTCAATGA
- a CDS encoding sterol desaturase family protein: protein MAQLSTTRLNLRLGLAADSLTAAALILAAIADGGLRWPWALLTVLLGLAVFSFIEYAAHRWLFHGRHTGPFKRGHAHHHRNPLGYDALPFFLPPLLMGALAGLLMLALPADYALLLAGMVAAGYAAYGIGHLLMHVHPFKSALARRWVAFHDEHHRHADTNFGVTSGLWDVILGTRHRPRPH, encoded by the coding sequence TTGGCGCAGCTGTCGACCACGCGCCTGAACCTGCGCCTGGGCCTGGCGGCCGACAGCCTGACCGCCGCCGCGCTGATCCTGGCGGCGATCGCCGATGGCGGCCTGCGCTGGCCGTGGGCGCTGCTGACGGTGCTGCTGGGCCTGGCGGTGTTCAGCTTCATCGAATACGCCGCGCATCGCTGGCTGTTTCATGGCCGCCACACCGGGCCGTTCAAGCGCGGGCATGCCCATCACCACCGCAACCCGCTGGGCTACGACGCGCTGCCGTTCTTTTTGCCGCCGCTGTTGATGGGCGCGCTGGCGGGCCTGCTCATGCTGGCGCTGCCGGCCGACTACGCGCTGTTGCTGGCGGGCATGGTGGCGGCCGGCTACGCGGCCTACGGCATCGGCCACCTGCTGATGCACGTGCACCCCTTCAAGAGCGCGCTGGCGCGGCGCTGGGTGGCGTTTCACGACGAGCACCACCGGCATGCCGACACCAACTTCGGCGTGACCAGCGGGCTGTGGGACGTGATCCTGGGCACGCGCCACCGGCCGCGGCCTCATTGA
- a CDS encoding PHP domain-containing protein yields the protein MSAYTNPDLHCHSVVSDGTLTPEDLAARARSGGVDLWALTDHDEVGGQPRALAAAQAQGMDYLSGVEISVTFADTTVHIVGLGFDPADEQLVQGLADTRDGRAPRARDMAAQLAQAGIAGAYEGALRYVGNPALISRTHFARFLVEAGVCRDTQEVFRKYLTEGKPGYVPHRWARLGDAVRWITQAGGVAVVAHPARYHFSPTEEYALFSEFKQHGGQGVEVVTGSHSTAEALRYADVAREFDLLASRGSDFHSPVESHIDLGHLPPLPADLPTVWSRLAERIHAASVA from the coding sequence GTGAGCGCCTACACCAACCCCGACCTGCACTGCCACTCCGTCGTCTCCGACGGCACCCTGACACCCGAAGACCTGGCCGCGCGCGCGCGCAGCGGCGGCGTGGACCTGTGGGCGCTGACGGACCACGACGAGGTGGGCGGCCAGCCACGCGCGCTGGCGGCGGCCCAGGCCCAGGGGATGGACTACCTGAGCGGCGTCGAAATCTCGGTCACCTTCGCCGACACCACGGTGCACATCGTCGGGCTGGGGTTCGATCCTGCCGATGAGCAGCTGGTGCAGGGCCTGGCGGACACGCGCGACGGCCGCGCGCCGCGCGCGCGCGACATGGCGGCGCAGCTGGCGCAGGCCGGCATTGCCGGCGCCTACGAGGGCGCGCTCAGGTACGTGGGCAACCCGGCGCTGATCTCGCGCACGCACTTCGCGCGCTTTCTGGTCGAGGCCGGCGTGTGCCGCGACACGCAGGAGGTGTTTCGCAAGTACCTCACCGAGGGCAAGCCCGGCTACGTGCCGCATCGCTGGGCCCGCCTGGGCGACGCGGTGCGCTGGATCACGCAGGCCGGCGGCGTGGCCGTGGTGGCGCATCCGGCGCGCTACCACTTCAGCCCGACCGAGGAATACGCGCTGTTCTCCGAGTTCAAGCAGCATGGCGGCCAGGGGGTCGAGGTGGTCACCGGCAGCCACTCGACCGCCGAGGCACTGCGCTACGCCGACGTAGCGCGCGAGTTCGACCTGCTCGCCTCGCGCGGCAGCGACTTTCATAGCCCCGTCGAGAGCCACATCGACCTGGGCCACCTGCCGCCGCTGCCGGCCGACCTGCCCACGGTCTGGAGCCGGCTGGCCGAGCGCATCCACGCCGCCAGCGTGGCCTGA
- a CDS encoding threonylcarbamoyl-AMP synthase, with protein sequence MAQLFTVHPDNPQPRLLKQAADLLRRGEVLAVPTDSSYALVCQLDDKAAADRLRRIRQLDDKQLLSLLCRDLGELASYARVDNAQFRLLKLGTPGPFTFILEASKEVPRRVSHPQRKTIGLRVPEHPVVQGLIALHGAPLLATTLILPDDDTPLNEPAAIRERLEHDIAAVIDAGACPLVPTTVVDLSGDAPALLRRGRGDPARLGL encoded by the coding sequence ATGGCCCAGCTTTTCACCGTGCACCCCGACAACCCGCAGCCGCGCCTGCTCAAGCAGGCGGCCGATCTGCTGCGGCGCGGCGAGGTGCTGGCCGTGCCCACCGACTCCAGCTACGCCCTGGTGTGCCAGCTGGACGACAAGGCCGCGGCCGACCGCCTGCGCCGCATCCGCCAGCTGGACGACAAGCAGCTGCTGTCCCTGCTGTGCCGCGACCTGGGCGAGCTGGCCAGCTACGCGCGGGTGGACAACGCGCAGTTTCGCCTGCTCAAGCTGGGCACGCCGGGACCCTTCACCTTCATCCTGGAGGCCAGCAAGGAAGTACCCCGGCGCGTCAGCCACCCGCAGCGCAAGACCATCGGCCTGCGCGTGCCCGAGCACCCGGTGGTGCAGGGCCTGATCGCGCTGCACGGCGCGCCGCTGCTGGCCACCACCCTGATCCTGCCGGACGACGACACCCCGCTGAACGAGCCCGCCGCCATCCGCGAGCGGCTGGAGCACGACATTGCCGCCGTCATCGACGCCGGCGCCTGCCCACTGGTACCCACCACGGTGGTGGACCTGAGCGGCGACGCGCCTGCGCTGCTGCGCCGCGGCCGGGGCGATCCGGCGCGGCTGGGCCTGTGA